In the Veillonellales bacterium genome, CATTGACATTTGAAACGTGTCACCGAAAGAATTGGTATCAGTCAACCCTTCTACCTTACTAGTTGTTTTAGTATTATTAGTAGTACTATTGGAATTGGTGTACTGATAGGAATATGGATTTAATAGAGTGGCTAAATTATCGTTTATGGATGAGATACTCATATTTTTACCTCCTGTTTTTAATTTTCTATTTATATTATCGCCTAGATTAATTGGAAATTCTTTTGATTATCCTGTCAAAAGAAAAGAAAATTTCTTTGAATTTGTTTTGAAAAGGCGAGTTAAGTAAATGAAATTCAAAGAGAAATCGTTTATAATAATAGAATAATCCAAGGATGGCAAAATTTTGACAAGGCTGTTGAGATTTCGAGGGATTCATAATGAAAATATTATTAGTAGAAGATGAATTTAAGTTGTTAGAAGCACTTGCACATCTTTTGAAAAAGAACGGCTATGCGGTAGATACTGCCCAGGACGGAGAAAACGGCTTGGACATGGCATCTACCGGAATATACGACATGCTTATTTTAGATTATATGCTTCCTGGTCGTAACGGAATAGATTTATTAACTGAATTTCGCCGATTAGGTTTTGATACTCCAGTACTATTTCTGACAGCAAAGGACGCACCCCAAGACCGTGTTGCTGGTCTGGATGCCGGCGCTGATGATTATTTAGTAAAACCATTTTTTTCAGATGAACTGTTGGCAAGAGTCCGGGCCTTAACCCGCCGGAAAAATAAACTTTTGGTGGACAATACATTATCCGTTGCCGGACTAACCCTCAATCCCTTACGCAGCGAGGTAATAAAGGATAAACAAGCCATTCATTTGACTTTAAAAGAATCGTTGCTCTTAGAATTATTGATGCGAAATTCCGAACAAGTTATTACAAAAGAACAAATTATGGAAAAGGTCTGGGGTTATTCTACCGAAACTGCCTTGACCAATGTAGATCTTTATATTTTTTACTTGCGTAAGAAACTCAATATTCCCAATATCAAAACAATTCGCGGAGTTGGATACTTCTTCCAGAAAAAAGCCGATGTTTTATAAATTAAGGCTAAAACTTACGCTGATTAATGTGGCCGTTATTTTCTTGCTTTTTTCATTGTTGATTAGCGGTACCTATTATTTTTCCCATATAGAAATAAATCGCCATTCTGAAATGTTAGCGAAAAAAATTATGAGCGACATTTTGGCCGGTAATATTCATGATTTGCCGGTAAGCCATGAGTTAGAACACCCGGGTTTTGAGCCGCCGAATAATCCGCCGCCCCATTCACCTCTGGCTCCCCCGTTGCCGACCCCATTCCATAGCTTTTTTGTCAAGACATCTTTTGGGGGAGATGTTGTGTTTCAATCCACCAATCCGCCTCTATCTGGCGAAAATCTTGCCATGCTCATTAAAATGGTGTTGCAAAACAATAAAAATAGTGGGTTTTGCCAAATTGCTGGCAGCGATTTTTATTTTTTGAAGGCGCTGCAACCTAGTTCTGCTGAAGTAGTTATGGTTTTTCAAGATTTTGCGCAAGAAAACAAAATGCTTGATATTCAACTTACAGTGCTTATGGTTATCGGTTTTGTCTGTCTTATTCTTTCTTTCTTCGGCAGTTTCTTTATAGCAAACCACGCTCTGACTCCTATTCAGGCCGCTTGGCAGCAGCAAAAAGATTTTTTGTCAGATGCCTCTCATGAACTAAGAACTCCGCTTGCTGTCATACAGACCAATCTTGATATCGTACTGGATAACAAGTCTGAACCCGTAGCCAGCCAATGTCACTGGCTGCAAAATGTTCAGGAAGAAGTTACACAAATGACCACTCTTGTTAATTCCTTGCTGTTTTTAGCCCGCGCAGACGCTCACCACCAACTTATACAGCGGCAACCTTTTTTACTTACTGACGCAATAACTTGTACATTGCTTCCCTTTAAACCAGTAGCAGATAATAAAGGAATATCGCTAAATTTTGAACCATCTGCGCCGCTTAGCTATAACGGAGATGAAGGACGTATCAAGCAAGTCATTGGTATTCTGCTAGATAATGCGATTCGCCACACGCCTGAAGGCGGAACCATTTCTCTTACGCTTTTAGAAACGAGTACTGACATTATGCTGATTGTAGCTGATTCCGGAGAAGGAATTCCTGCCGAAATGCTTGATAAAATATTTTGTCGCTTTTATCAAGTTGATAAAGCACGTTCTGTTGGCGGTGCAGGATTAGGGTTAGCCATTGCCAAATGGATTATTGAAGAACATGGCGGTTTTATTGGAGTTGTCAGCACCTTAGAAGTAGGATCGACTT is a window encoding:
- a CDS encoding response regulator transcription factor, which produces MKILLVEDEFKLLEALAHLLKKNGYAVDTAQDGENGLDMASTGIYDMLILDYMLPGRNGIDLLTEFRRLGFDTPVLFLTAKDAPQDRVAGLDAGADDYLVKPFFSDELLARVRALTRRKNKLLVDNTLSVAGLTLNPLRSEVIKDKQAIHLTLKESLLLELLMRNSEQVITKEQIMEKVWGYSTETALTNVDLYIFYLRKKLNIPNIKTIRGVGYFFQKKADVL
- a CDS encoding ATP-binding protein; this encodes MFYKLRLKLTLINVAVIFLLFSLLISGTYYFSHIEINRHSEMLAKKIMSDILAGNIHDLPVSHELEHPGFEPPNNPPPHSPLAPPLPTPFHSFFVKTSFGGDVVFQSTNPPLSGENLAMLIKMVLQNNKNSGFCQIAGSDFYFLKALQPSSAEVVMVFQDFAQENKMLDIQLTVLMVIGFVCLILSFFGSFFIANHALTPIQAAWQQQKDFLSDASHELRTPLAVIQTNLDIVLDNKSEPVASQCHWLQNVQEEVTQMTTLVNSLLFLARADAHHQLIQRQPFLLTDAITCTLLPFKPVADNKGISLNFEPSAPLSYNGDEGRIKQVIGILLDNAIRHTPEGGTISLTLLETSTDIMLIVADSGEGIPAEMLDKIFCRFYQVDKARSVGGAGLGLAIAKWIIEEHGGFIGVVSTLEVGSTFTIKLPKR